A single window of Myxocyprinus asiaticus isolate MX2 ecotype Aquarium Trade chromosome 48, UBuf_Myxa_2, whole genome shotgun sequence DNA harbors:
- the LOC127437150 gene encoding cytoplasmic polyadenylation element-binding protein 1-like isoform X2: MTSTGTMTDGSGTGSSPLVSRMLLAPEQQDSPSGVPSVEELSLGLLSLSLPSWNQPPWIHPEPQRPPQTCSQTPMLNLLGAPQGSDPGQIQGFQAQEFAGGHDLLERFSSLSHVMPKREPHSLLHSGPSSPVNSETSGISSGSDQLVSFRVSPPLPLLLPGLQVEGVKLGADARLTTITPTPQPEGSLAGCWSTGSTWPGWDALGLNKPSVCIEREAKLHKQAAAVNEATYTWEGRLPPRHYKNPVYSCKVFLGGVPWDITEASLLNTFSVFGSLKVEWPGKDGRHPRCPPQGYVYLLFNCEKSVKILLQACIQHRLQSDDYLEFYYKLSSRRIYNKDRLCHNKTVFVGALHGMLNAEALAHIMDELFGGVVFAGIDTDKHKYPIGSGRVTFRSQRSYLKAVTAAFVQIKTCKFTKKVQIDPYLDDSLCQMCSSQPGPFFCRAQACFKYYCRACWHWRHSLEVLSSHQPLMRNQKGLNPN; the protein is encoded by the exons ATGACCTCAACTGGAACTATGACAG aTGGTTCTGGCACAGGCAGCTCTCCACTGGTTAGCAGAATGCTGCTTGCTCCAGAGCAGCAGGACTCTCCGTCTGGTGTGCCCAGTGTGGAAGAGCTCAGTCTGGGCCTGCTGTCTCTGAGCCTCCCCTCCTGGAACCAGCCACCATGGATCCACCCGGAACCCCAGCGCCCGCCCCAAACCTGCTCACAGACACCCA TGCTGAATCTCTTGGGTGCTCCACAAGGCAGCGATCCTGGTCAGATTCAAGGTTTCCAAGCCCAAGAGTTTGCCGGTGGGCATGACCTACTGGAGCGGTTCTCCAGCCTGAGTCATGTGATGCCAAAGCGAGAACCTCACTCTCTTCTGCACTCTGGACCCAGCAGTCCTGTCAACTCTGAGACCAGCGGAATCTCATCTGGATCCGACCAGCTG GTCTCTTTCAGAGTTTCTCCCCCATTACCCCTGCTGTTGCCTGGACTGCAGGTAGAGGGTGTGAAACTGGGCGCAGATGCCCGTCTAACCACCATCACCCCCACTCCTCAGCCTGAGGGGTCGTTGGCTGGGTGCTGGTCCACTGGGTCCACCTGGCCAGGTTGGGACGCTTTGGGTTTGAACAAACCCTCCGTCTGCATCGAGAGAGAGGCGAAGCTTCATAAACAAGCTGCTG CGGTTAATGAAGCCACTTACACCTGGGAAGGACGACTTCCCCCCCGACACTACAAAAACCCAGTTTACTCCTGTAAAGTGTTTTTGGGAGGTGTCCCGTGGGACATCACAGAGG cgAGTCTGTTGAACACATTCAGTGTTTTTGGTTCATTGAAAGTTGAGTGGCCTGGTAAAGACGGAAGACATCCACGCTGTCCTCCGCAAG gttaTGTGTATCTACTGTTTAATTGTGAGAAGTCTGTGAAGATCCTCCTTCAGGCCTGTATTCAACACCGTCTGCAGTCTGACGATTATCTGGAGTTCTACTACAAACTGTCCAGTAGAAGAATTTACAACAAAGAT CGTCTCTGTCACAATAAGACGGTGTTTGTGGGCGCGCTGCACGGCATGCTAAATGCAGAGGCTCTGGCCCACATCATGGACGAGCTCTTCGGAGGGGTCGTGTTTGCAGGAATCGACACGGACAAGCACAAATATCCTATAG GTTCTGGCAGAGTGACCTTCAGAAGCCAGAGGAGCTACTTGAAAGCTGTGACCGCTGCATTTGTGCAAATAAAAACCTGCAAGTTTACCAAGAAG GTCCAGATTGACCCATATCTGGATGACTCTTTGTGCCAAATGTGTAGCAGTCAGCCCGGCCCATTCTTCTGTAGGGCTCAG GCCTGTTTTAAATACTATTGTCGAGCCTGCTGGCATTGGCGGCACTCTTTGGAGGTGTTGAGCAGTCATCAACCTCTCATGAGGAACCAGAAGGGCTTGAATCCCAACTAA
- the LOC127437150 gene encoding cytoplasmic polyadenylation element-binding protein 1-like isoform X3 yields MLLAPEQQDSPSGVPSVEELSLGLLSLSLPSWNQPPWIHPEPQRPPQTCSQTPMLNLLGAPQGSDPGQIQGFQAQEFAGGHDLLERFSSLSHVMPKREPHSLLHSGPSSPVNSETSGISSGSDQLVSFRVSPPLPLLLPGLQVEGVKLGADARLTTITPTPQPEGSLAGCWSTGSTWPGWDALGLNKPSVCIEREAKLHKQAAAVNEATYTWEGRLPPRHYKNPVYSCKVFLGGVPWDITEASLLNTFSVFGSLKVEWPGKDGRHPRCPPQGYVYLLFNCEKSVKILLQACIQHRLQSDDYLEFYYKLSSRRIYNKDVQVIPWVISDSNFVRYPTQRLCHNKTVFVGALHGMLNAEALAHIMDELFGGVVFAGIDTDKHKYPIGSGRVTFRSQRSYLKAVTAAFVQIKTCKFTKKVQIDPYLDDSLCQMCSSQPGPFFCRAQACFKYYCRACWHWRHSLEVLSSHQPLMRNQKGLNPN; encoded by the exons ATGCTGCTTGCTCCAGAGCAGCAGGACTCTCCGTCTGGTGTGCCCAGTGTGGAAGAGCTCAGTCTGGGCCTGCTGTCTCTGAGCCTCCCCTCCTGGAACCAGCCACCATGGATCCACCCGGAACCCCAGCGCCCGCCCCAAACCTGCTCACAGACACCCA TGCTGAATCTCTTGGGTGCTCCACAAGGCAGCGATCCTGGTCAGATTCAAGGTTTCCAAGCCCAAGAGTTTGCCGGTGGGCATGACCTACTGGAGCGGTTCTCCAGCCTGAGTCATGTGATGCCAAAGCGAGAACCTCACTCTCTTCTGCACTCTGGACCCAGCAGTCCTGTCAACTCTGAGACCAGCGGAATCTCATCTGGATCCGACCAGCTG GTCTCTTTCAGAGTTTCTCCCCCATTACCCCTGCTGTTGCCTGGACTGCAGGTAGAGGGTGTGAAACTGGGCGCAGATGCCCGTCTAACCACCATCACCCCCACTCCTCAGCCTGAGGGGTCGTTGGCTGGGTGCTGGTCCACTGGGTCCACCTGGCCAGGTTGGGACGCTTTGGGTTTGAACAAACCCTCCGTCTGCATCGAGAGAGAGGCGAAGCTTCATAAACAAGCTGCTG CGGTTAATGAAGCCACTTACACCTGGGAAGGACGACTTCCCCCCCGACACTACAAAAACCCAGTTTACTCCTGTAAAGTGTTTTTGGGAGGTGTCCCGTGGGACATCACAGAGG cgAGTCTGTTGAACACATTCAGTGTTTTTGGTTCATTGAAAGTTGAGTGGCCTGGTAAAGACGGAAGACATCCACGCTGTCCTCCGCAAG gttaTGTGTATCTACTGTTTAATTGTGAGAAGTCTGTGAAGATCCTCCTTCAGGCCTGTATTCAACACCGTCTGCAGTCTGACGATTATCTGGAGTTCTACTACAAACTGTCCAGTAGAAGAATTTACAACAAAGAT GTGCAGGTCATCCCGTGGGTGATCTCAGACAGTAATTTCGTCCGTTATCCCACCCAGCGTCTCTGTCACAATAAGACGGTGTTTGTGGGCGCGCTGCACGGCATGCTAAATGCAGAGGCTCTGGCCCACATCATGGACGAGCTCTTCGGAGGGGTCGTGTTTGCAGGAATCGACACGGACAAGCACAAATATCCTATAG GTTCTGGCAGAGTGACCTTCAGAAGCCAGAGGAGCTACTTGAAAGCTGTGACCGCTGCATTTGTGCAAATAAAAACCTGCAAGTTTACCAAGAAG GTCCAGATTGACCCATATCTGGATGACTCTTTGTGCCAAATGTGTAGCAGTCAGCCCGGCCCATTCTTCTGTAGGGCTCAG GCCTGTTTTAAATACTATTGTCGAGCCTGCTGGCATTGGCGGCACTCTTTGGAGGTGTTGAGCAGTCATCAACCTCTCATGAGGAACCAGAAGGGCTTGAATCCCAACTAA
- the LOC127437150 gene encoding cytoplasmic polyadenylation element-binding protein 1-like isoform X1: MTSTGTMTDGSGTGSSPLVSRMLLAPEQQDSPSGVPSVEELSLGLLSLSLPSWNQPPWIHPEPQRPPQTCSQTPMLNLLGAPQGSDPGQIQGFQAQEFAGGHDLLERFSSLSHVMPKREPHSLLHSGPSSPVNSETSGISSGSDQLVSFRVSPPLPLLLPGLQVEGVKLGADARLTTITPTPQPEGSLAGCWSTGSTWPGWDALGLNKPSVCIEREAKLHKQAAAVNEATYTWEGRLPPRHYKNPVYSCKVFLGGVPWDITEASLLNTFSVFGSLKVEWPGKDGRHPRCPPQGYVYLLFNCEKSVKILLQACIQHRLQSDDYLEFYYKLSSRRIYNKDVQVIPWVISDSNFVRYPTQRLCHNKTVFVGALHGMLNAEALAHIMDELFGGVVFAGIDTDKHKYPIGSGRVTFRSQRSYLKAVTAAFVQIKTCKFTKKVQIDPYLDDSLCQMCSSQPGPFFCRAQACFKYYCRACWHWRHSLEVLSSHQPLMRNQKGLNPN; the protein is encoded by the exons ATGACCTCAACTGGAACTATGACAG aTGGTTCTGGCACAGGCAGCTCTCCACTGGTTAGCAGAATGCTGCTTGCTCCAGAGCAGCAGGACTCTCCGTCTGGTGTGCCCAGTGTGGAAGAGCTCAGTCTGGGCCTGCTGTCTCTGAGCCTCCCCTCCTGGAACCAGCCACCATGGATCCACCCGGAACCCCAGCGCCCGCCCCAAACCTGCTCACAGACACCCA TGCTGAATCTCTTGGGTGCTCCACAAGGCAGCGATCCTGGTCAGATTCAAGGTTTCCAAGCCCAAGAGTTTGCCGGTGGGCATGACCTACTGGAGCGGTTCTCCAGCCTGAGTCATGTGATGCCAAAGCGAGAACCTCACTCTCTTCTGCACTCTGGACCCAGCAGTCCTGTCAACTCTGAGACCAGCGGAATCTCATCTGGATCCGACCAGCTG GTCTCTTTCAGAGTTTCTCCCCCATTACCCCTGCTGTTGCCTGGACTGCAGGTAGAGGGTGTGAAACTGGGCGCAGATGCCCGTCTAACCACCATCACCCCCACTCCTCAGCCTGAGGGGTCGTTGGCTGGGTGCTGGTCCACTGGGTCCACCTGGCCAGGTTGGGACGCTTTGGGTTTGAACAAACCCTCCGTCTGCATCGAGAGAGAGGCGAAGCTTCATAAACAAGCTGCTG CGGTTAATGAAGCCACTTACACCTGGGAAGGACGACTTCCCCCCCGACACTACAAAAACCCAGTTTACTCCTGTAAAGTGTTTTTGGGAGGTGTCCCGTGGGACATCACAGAGG cgAGTCTGTTGAACACATTCAGTGTTTTTGGTTCATTGAAAGTTGAGTGGCCTGGTAAAGACGGAAGACATCCACGCTGTCCTCCGCAAG gttaTGTGTATCTACTGTTTAATTGTGAGAAGTCTGTGAAGATCCTCCTTCAGGCCTGTATTCAACACCGTCTGCAGTCTGACGATTATCTGGAGTTCTACTACAAACTGTCCAGTAGAAGAATTTACAACAAAGAT GTGCAGGTCATCCCGTGGGTGATCTCAGACAGTAATTTCGTCCGTTATCCCACCCAGCGTCTCTGTCACAATAAGACGGTGTTTGTGGGCGCGCTGCACGGCATGCTAAATGCAGAGGCTCTGGCCCACATCATGGACGAGCTCTTCGGAGGGGTCGTGTTTGCAGGAATCGACACGGACAAGCACAAATATCCTATAG GTTCTGGCAGAGTGACCTTCAGAAGCCAGAGGAGCTACTTGAAAGCTGTGACCGCTGCATTTGTGCAAATAAAAACCTGCAAGTTTACCAAGAAG GTCCAGATTGACCCATATCTGGATGACTCTTTGTGCCAAATGTGTAGCAGTCAGCCCGGCCCATTCTTCTGTAGGGCTCAG GCCTGTTTTAAATACTATTGTCGAGCCTGCTGGCATTGGCGGCACTCTTTGGAGGTGTTGAGCAGTCATCAACCTCTCATGAGGAACCAGAAGGGCTTGAATCCCAACTAA